A part of Pectinatus sottacetonis genomic DNA contains:
- the murG gene encoding undecaprenyldiphospho-muramoylpentapeptide beta-N-acetylglucosaminyltransferase, with amino-acid sequence MKFIFSGGGTGGHIYPAITLIETIREKYPEAQILYVGTKKGLEADIVPKAGFSFKTIDIEGFERRFTLRNVVVLGKAFKGLIKAYKILKNFSPDAVIGTGGYVSGPILLMAALMKIPTLIQDQNAIPGITNKILSKFVTQIACGYQSACKHFPQEKTFLTGNPIRRNVMLCKRDQAIDELKLAANKKTILVTGGSRGARKINKAMLELYHHFADSDDIQILHITGKLEYERVMADLRIRHIDSKKAKNIFIKPYLYDMPQALAAADIIISRAGAIGLAEITARGIPSILIPYPYAAENHQEYNAKALVEAGAAVMILNKDLTGSKLIHVLDELLASEEKMADMRCKSKKMGYPNAAGDIAKMILSIVK; translated from the coding sequence ATGAAGTTTATTTTTTCCGGTGGTGGTACGGGTGGACATATTTATCCGGCGATAACGCTTATAGAAACAATCAGAGAAAAATATCCAGAAGCACAGATACTTTATGTAGGAACGAAAAAAGGGCTGGAAGCGGACATTGTACCTAAAGCAGGATTTTCTTTTAAGACAATTGATATTGAGGGATTTGAACGTAGATTTACCCTGCGGAATGTTGTAGTTTTGGGAAAAGCCTTTAAAGGGCTCATAAAAGCTTATAAAATATTAAAAAATTTTTCTCCAGACGCAGTCATAGGTACAGGGGGCTATGTAAGCGGTCCTATATTACTGATGGCAGCGTTGATGAAAATTCCTACATTGATCCAGGATCAGAATGCGATTCCGGGAATTACTAATAAAATTCTGTCTAAGTTTGTAACACAGATAGCGTGTGGTTATCAATCGGCTTGTAAACATTTCCCTCAAGAAAAGACTTTTTTAACAGGAAATCCAATAAGAAGAAATGTCATGCTCTGCAAGCGTGATCAAGCTATAGATGAGTTAAAACTGGCCGCAAATAAAAAAACTATATTAGTAACAGGAGGCAGCAGAGGAGCACGCAAAATTAATAAGGCAATGCTGGAACTTTATCATCACTTTGCTGATAGTGATGATATACAGATATTACATATAACGGGAAAATTGGAATATGAGAGAGTTATGGCAGATTTAAGGATCAGGCATATTGATAGTAAAAAGGCAAAGAATATCTTTATAAAACCATATTTATACGATATGCCACAAGCCCTGGCTGCTGCAGATATAATCATTTCACGGGCGGGAGCTATTGGTCTAGCAGAGATAACTGCCAGGGGAATACCATCTATATTGATACCATATCCTTATGCGGCTGAAAATCATCAGGAATATAATGCCAAGGCATTAGTAGAAGCTGGTGCGGCGGTAATGATATTGAACAAAGATCTCACTGGTAGTAAATTGATACATGTCTTGGATGAATTATTGGCATCTGAAGAAAAAATGGCTGATATGCGGTGTAAAAGCAAAAAAATGGGATATCCAAATGCAGCAGGAGATATAGCAAAAATGATTTTATCCATTGTAAAATAG
- the murC gene encoding UDP-N-acetylmuramate--L-alanine ligase: MLENIKKVHFVGIGGVGMSAIADVLWEKGYKVSGSDLNSSDIVTNLAQKGIKIYKNHAEENIRDSDIVVISSAISRDNPEVAAAIRQNIKVCHRSDILAALLNSAKGIAVAGSHGKTTTSSMLSVVLDNAGIDPTVLIGGVVDYFHGNARLGKSEYVIAEADESDGSFLKFFPYIAVVTNIEDDHMDHYGTMENIIKAFDQFVGQVTEGGTAVLCLDHENVRTIANCTKKNYISYAIDNDADYRAVNINMSKHRTAFDVIYKNDNIGHIELNIPGRHNILDALAAIAVCRFLGVSFAKIAAGFMLFHGAKRRFQTKKKNENYWIVDDYGHHPTEIRTTLEAAKQTMPKRLICIFQPHRYSRTKLLAREFGNCFKKADILICTDIYPAGEKPLPGISGRTILSEVEKNGQKAIYIEDMNKIAAYVKGIMKPGDLIITMGAGNIFLCGEQIAEMI, translated from the coding sequence TTGCTGGAAAATATTAAAAAAGTTCATTTTGTCGGCATAGGTGGAGTTGGTATGAGTGCTATTGCTGATGTATTATGGGAAAAAGGTTATAAAGTATCAGGCTCGGACTTAAATTCAAGTGATATTGTGACAAATTTAGCTCAAAAAGGTATAAAAATATATAAAAATCATGCTGAGGAAAATATAAGGGATAGTGATATAGTAGTCATTTCTTCAGCAATTTCCCGGGATAATCCAGAAGTCGCAGCAGCTATTAGACAAAATATAAAAGTATGTCATCGTTCTGATATACTGGCGGCATTATTGAATTCAGCAAAGGGGATTGCTGTTGCTGGCTCACATGGAAAAACAACGACATCGTCTATGCTTAGTGTGGTTTTGGATAATGCAGGGATTGATCCCACGGTTTTGATTGGTGGGGTAGTAGATTATTTCCACGGAAATGCTCGTTTGGGTAAAAGTGAATATGTAATTGCTGAAGCGGATGAAAGCGATGGGTCTTTTTTAAAATTTTTTCCGTATATAGCTGTAGTTACGAATATTGAAGATGATCATATGGATCATTATGGTACTATGGAAAATATTATAAAGGCATTTGACCAGTTTGTAGGTCAGGTTACAGAAGGAGGCACAGCTGTTTTGTGTCTTGACCATGAAAATGTTCGCACAATAGCTAATTGTACCAAAAAAAATTATATTTCCTATGCTATAGATAATGATGCTGATTATAGAGCTGTTAATATAAATATGTCAAAACATAGGACAGCATTTGATGTTATTTATAAAAATGATAATATTGGACACATTGAACTTAATATACCGGGGCGGCATAATATTTTAGATGCGCTGGCTGCGATTGCTGTATGCCGATTTTTGGGAGTATCTTTTGCAAAGATAGCAGCTGGCTTTATGTTATTTCATGGGGCAAAACGGCGTTTTCAGACGAAAAAGAAAAATGAAAATTATTGGATCGTTGATGATTATGGGCATCATCCTACTGAAATAAGGACAACGTTAGAAGCAGCAAAACAGACAATGCCTAAAAGACTCATATGTATTTTTCAGCCGCATCGTTATAGCCGGACAAAGCTTTTGGCAAGGGAATTTGGCAATTGTTTTAAAAAGGCAGATATTTTGATTTGTACTGATATATATCCGGCAGGCGAAAAACCATTGCCTGGTATCAGCGGCAGGACAATTTTGTCTGAAGTGGAAAAAAATGGTCAAAAGGCCATATATATAGAAGATATGAATAAAATTGCAGCTTATGTAAAAGGAATAATGAAACCGGGAGATCTTATTATAACAATGGGGGCAGGAAATATTTTCCTTTGCGGTGAACAGATTGCTGAAATGATATAA
- a CDS encoding D-alanine--D-alanine ligase family protein — protein MKYNKIAVVMGGPSSEAVISRQTAKEVIDALRSIGHEVVPLELNPQTIVNDVKNSGCDAVFNAVHGKYGEDGILYAVMQMINMPCTGSNVLASAVTMNKAVSKRLFLAAGISTPKTLFFKKDDLTDLDIKEQVMAEFDFPLVVKSVDQGSSIGVVIVKNDNELEKGINEAFKYSREIIIEEFINGRELTVAVYGNKEKKVMPIIEIKTNNGVYDYHNKYTAGCSEHVIPAPLAKEIAEKVKEISIDACNVTECSGVARVDIMLSEDNIPYVLEINTVPGLTRTSLVPDTAKHMGIKFADLCEMMLDMIEE, from the coding sequence ATGAAATATAATAAAATTGCCGTCGTTATGGGCGGCCCGTCTTCAGAGGCAGTAATATCACGACAAACGGCAAAGGAAGTAATAGATGCCTTGAGAAGTATAGGCCATGAAGTGGTTCCTTTGGAACTGAACCCGCAGACAATAGTAAATGATGTGAAAAACAGCGGCTGTGATGCTGTGTTCAATGCTGTACATGGTAAATATGGAGAAGATGGTATTCTCTACGCAGTTATGCAGATGATCAATATGCCATGCACAGGATCAAATGTATTGGCAAGTGCAGTAACGATGAATAAGGCTGTTAGCAAAAGACTTTTTCTGGCAGCGGGAATCAGTACCCCGAAAACGTTGTTTTTTAAAAAAGATGATTTGACTGATCTTGATATTAAAGAACAGGTCATGGCAGAATTTGATTTTCCGCTGGTAGTGAAGTCAGTTGACCAGGGTTCAAGCATAGGTGTGGTAATTGTAAAAAACGATAATGAACTCGAAAAAGGAATAAATGAAGCATTTAAATACAGTCGGGAAATAATTATTGAGGAATTTATAAATGGCCGTGAACTTACTGTAGCTGTTTATGGGAATAAAGAAAAAAAAGTTATGCCTATTATAGAAATAAAAACTAATAATGGTGTATATGATTATCATAATAAATATACGGCTGGATGTTCTGAACATGTTATTCCTGCACCATTGGCAAAAGAAATAGCCGAAAAAGTAAAAGAAATATCGATAGACGCTTGTAATGTTACGGAATGTAGTGGGGTAGCAAGAGTTGATATTATGCTCAGTGAGGATAATATACCATATGTGCTGGAAATAAATACGGTACCAGGATTGACAAGGACTTCATTAGTTCCAGATACGGCAAAGCATATGGGTATTAAATTTGCTGATCTATGTGAAATGATGTTGGATATGATTGAAGAATAA
- a CDS encoding cell division protein FtsQ/DivIB, whose protein sequence is MRKRISRRYVIKGVLLILLLSGLIFFIKSPLLAVSNIVVEGNSFLNKDQICNIAGIGEPLNIFNIHTDLLQNRLEQDLRIKKAAVRRIFPNTLLIKIEERQPWAILHCDFGYVDISADGVILDAYKNLKTMKYPMITGPILHDVYIGDKINDTNILRAVSYLAAMDDTARVQISEINLSMDKQIVAYTNTGVQIRLGDLSAPVQKAARTMTFLRDLKGIKRPIKYVDFSYAAPVFKFKS, encoded by the coding sequence ATGAGAAAAAGAATTTCTAGACGATATGTTATTAAGGGTGTTTTACTTATTTTATTACTATCAGGGTTGATATTTTTTATAAAATCACCTCTATTAGCTGTTAGCAATATAGTAGTAGAGGGAAATTCTTTTTTAAATAAGGATCAGATATGCAATATAGCAGGTATAGGAGAACCACTTAACATTTTTAATATTCATACTGATTTGTTACAGAATCGTCTGGAACAAGATTTGCGAATAAAAAAAGCTGCTGTAAGAAGGATCTTTCCCAATACGCTTTTGATCAAGATAGAAGAACGACAGCCTTGGGCAATTTTACATTGTGACTTTGGTTACGTTGATATAAGTGCAGACGGGGTAATTCTTGATGCATATAAAAACTTAAAGACAATGAAATATCCAATGATAACAGGACCAATCTTGCATGATGTATACATTGGTGATAAAATAAACGACACAAATATACTAAGGGCAGTATCGTATCTTGCGGCTATGGATGATACTGCCAGAGTACAAATATCGGAGATTAATTTGTCAATGGATAAGCAAATTGTTGCCTATACTAATACAGGAGTACAGATAAGGCTGGGAGATTTGTCTGCACCTGTACAAAAAGCTGCTAGGACAATGACTTTTTTACGGGATTTGAAGGGAATAAAAAGACCAATTAAGTATGTTGATTTTAGTTATGCAGCACCTGTATTTAAGTTTAAATCCTAA
- a CDS encoding DUF881 domain-containing protein, which produces MLSFKHCKISIILACFILGFMLAVQFHSTQNSLKYSTQYQRMSDLSQRLLETERERDALKEQIKDHAITAAPALSKAEIIESGASAVKGPGVVVTVVDSDKKALADENVNLYVVHDEDMLRIVNELRAAGAEAISINGQRMVATTEIRCAGPTISVNNERSAPPFEIKAIGDAETMENALKMRGGVIETLGVWGIKINVEKKGYITIPAYNRISSFKYAVAVKKGEDK; this is translated from the coding sequence ATGTTATCATTTAAGCATTGTAAAATATCAATCATATTGGCGTGTTTTATTTTAGGCTTTATGCTGGCAGTACAATTTCATTCTACGCAGAATAGTTTGAAGTATTCAACACAGTATCAGCGTATGAGTGATCTGTCACAACGATTGCTGGAAACTGAAAGGGAAAGAGATGCTTTAAAAGAACAAATTAAGGATCATGCAATAACAGCTGCTCCTGCATTATCTAAAGCAGAAATTATTGAATCAGGAGCCTCTGCTGTAAAAGGACCAGGAGTTGTTGTTACAGTTGTGGACAGCGATAAAAAAGCCCTTGCAGATGAAAATGTAAATTTATATGTAGTCCATGATGAAGATATGCTGCGAATAGTTAATGAACTGCGTGCGGCGGGTGCAGAAGCTATTTCTATAAATGGACAGAGAATGGTTGCCACTACAGAAATAAGATGCGCTGGGCCAACGATTTCTGTTAATAACGAACGGTCAGCTCCGCCTTTTGAAATAAAAGCGATAGGTGATGCTGAAACTATGGAAAATGCTCTTAAAATGCGTGGCGGTGTTATTGAAACTCTCGGAGTATGGGGCATTAAAATCAATGTGGAAAAGAAGGGGTATATAACAATACCTGCGTATAATAGAATTAGTAGTTTTAAATATGCTGTGGCAGTGAAGAAGGGCGAAGATAAATGA
- a CDS encoding small basic family protein has protein sequence MIFAIISLVAGALVGYFCNITIPVEYSKLFSVALLAGFDAVFGGLKAISLRTFDNVNFLSGFFANALLAVLLVYVGDNLSIDLYYVALLAFGLRIFKNLSYLRHWLIKK, from the coding sequence ATGATTTTTGCTATTATAAGTCTAGTTGCAGGTGCACTTGTTGGGTACTTTTGTAATATAACTATACCAGTTGAATACAGTAAGTTGTTTTCTGTGGCATTATTAGCGGGATTTGATGCCGTGTTTGGCGGACTGAAAGCTATTTCACTCAGAACTTTTGATAATGTGAATTTTTTATCAGGCTTTTTTGCAAATGCATTACTGGCAGTGTTATTAGTTTATGTTGGTGATAATTTGTCAATAGATTTATATTATGTGGCATTACTGGCTTTTGGTTTGAGAATTTTTAAAAATTTATCGTATTTGCGCCACTGGTTGATAAAAAAATAA